A region from the Papaver somniferum cultivar HN1 unplaced genomic scaffold, ASM357369v1 unplaced-scaffold_125, whole genome shotgun sequence genome encodes:
- the LOC113331185 gene encoding uncharacterized protein LOC113331185, with amino-acid sequence MLLGSFNGLVCLYGLEDYTACLCNPVTKEYVMLPTIKRDFDDDEYIHYLTGFGFLTTTHEYKVVEMYKLKTDLDVLLVGAYTVGSGNGWISVGRLDTKFIKVNEGVGVYVNETLHWMDKHRGTILVFDLIKEKFSEYLSPPPLSPYSTQYDCTLGDLGVVLYYAVESNFDIEEGPCFDVWLLNEKNDIRDMKEQARQEPLCWSKEFRLPQRRPLAFTKSGGLLCFTCASLGVYNALTGSSKKLVDFRLINQIFPHKNTLVSLKELGEEDTKIMGSAEVEDT; translated from the coding sequence ATGCTTCTAGGTTCATTTAATGGTTTGGTCTGTCTTTATGGATTGGAGGATTATACTGCTTGTCTGTGTAACCCTGTCACAAAAGAATATGTTATGCTTCCAACAATCAAGagagattttgatgatgatgagtatATTCATTATTTGACCGGATTTGGTTTCCTTACTACAACTCATGAGTATAAGGTTGTTGAAATGTACAAGTTAAAGACAGACCTTGATGTTCTTTTGGTTGGGGCGTATACTGTTGGCAGTGGTAATGGGTGGATAAGTGTTGGGAGGTTGGATACTAAATTTATCAAAGTAAATGAAGGAGTTGGTGTCTATGTGAATGAAACCCTGCATTGGATGGATAAACATAGAGGAACGATTTTGGTCTTTGATTTGATTAAGGAGAAGTTTAGTGAGTATCTTTCACCACCTCCTTTGAGTCCATACAGTACGCAGTATGATTGTACGCTAGGGGATTTGGGTGTGGTTTTATATTATGCTGTAGAAAGTAACTTTGACATCGAAGAAGGCCCATGTTTTGATGTATGGCTACTGAATGAGAAGAACGATATTCGTGACATGAAAGAGCAGGCGAGACAAGAACCATTGTGTTGGAGTAAAGAATTTCGGCTTCCGCAAAGAAGACCATTAGCTTTTACCAAGAGTGGTGGTCTCTTATGTTTCACTTGTGCCTCTCTCGGCGTTTATAATGCATTAACTGGAAGCTCGAAAAAGCTTGTGGATTTTCGTCTAATCAATCAAATATTTCCTCACAAGAACACCTTAGTTTCGTTGAAAGAATTAGGAGAAGAAGATACAAAAATCATGGGGTCAGCTGAAGTTGAGGACACATAA